CTTGTGTACGACTTGAGCTTAGGATCTGAAAAATTAAACTTCACTTTATTCGACGGAATTATGAGAAAGTTTTTTGTTTTTGTCTGTGCATTGGCTTTTTTAGGCTGTTCTGAGAAGATCGTCGAGAGGCCTGATTCCGCTTCCCCAATGCTACGAGCTAGCTTAGACGGGAAAAATAATTTTGTCTATGTCGTCGATGGAAAAGAGATGAAGGTTCGAGATATACATCCGGCTCTGGATCATTACATTGTTAAATATACACTTGTTACAAACGACGAAAAGTTACGCGCCAAGTACAACGGAAGAGCGAATGTCGGCGTTGCAATAATTACAACAAATCGAAAGTTGTAATCCCTTAGTAGATATTAAAATCAATAATGTATAAAAGGTGTTGTATTAAATCTCTTTTAATGCCATCAACTAAGTTGTTGCGGTTTTCGCGAGTAATATGTAACTTATGGTTAAAAAAACCATGCAGTACTCTTACTTTAAAATCCGTAATCCCTGGAACTTTAAACCTCATAGGTTCGAGATTGGAACACTGTTCATTCAGAGCCCTTTTCACGACAACCATTTCCTTTTAAAGCTCGACAATTTAGTTGATCACGAGCTCACTGATTATTACAATTTTCATCTTCGGTACTACATTGACAGTGTTAATGGGAACGAGCAGCACTTTCACCGCTACGTTTCTGATATCGTTGCAACGCGGATCGCTGTACTGAAGCTGGTAGACCCGTTCTCCCGAAAAGCCCTTCGCGCAAAAGAGCAAATCAACCAACTACGGGCATTTCAAACGTTTCTTCACTCGATCGACCAATGGAATTCCTCACAGGCCTTGGAGTTGGTTATTGCCGAAAAGAATGAGGAAATCTCTGACCTCAAAAAACACATCGCCGAACTCGAAAGGCAACTTCAAGCGCTTCGGCAGTTTGAACCAAGCAGCAAGATCGATATTCGTGACAAGCACCTACCCACCTTCATACATCTGGTCCATCAACTGCAAAACCTGGTTCTACCTGACGAGCGTAGGCTCTTCAATTTTCAGGGTCAGAGCGGCTGGTATAAGCTGATCAGCAAATATTTTACCCACAACCGTAAACCCATACCTATCGAGACAGCCCGCAATTACTTTCCCGTGCAGAAAGATGCCGAAATGATCAAAGGCTCGCAGGTACCAACTGATTTAAGGCTATTTGATATTGTCCTGACCAGGTCAAAGCCATCTAAGTGATGACCAGCTGCCAGTTTTGGTCATTGCGGTGAGCTTTCTCCCGTTCAATTTTGCAAGCAGCCGGCAGGCCTAATGCCGGAATGTTCCACCATAAACTTGCAGAAATATGAATGTCGAAATGATTACCAAGCAGGATCTGCAACACCTGAAAACCGAAATCATTGCGGAGCTGCAATCCATCCTTTCCCAGCAGAAGCCCTCGGAGGCCACCTGGCTGAGAAGCGCGCAGGTAAGAAAGATGCTAAGCATTTCAGCGGGCACCCTGCAGAACCTTCGCATCCAGGGGCACCTGCGGTTCACCAAGATCGGTGGATGCTTCTTTTACAATCAGCGCGACATCGCTGCCATGCTCAACCAAAATGGGGTTAAGCGATGAAAAGGGCAGATTATGCAAGTAGTGTCCTGGACAGGAGACTACTTGAAGCCGTCAAATCCGATGACAGGCTCAATAGCTACCATATCAGCCTTTATACCGCGCTGATTTATTACGGAGAAGGAACCGAAAAACTCCCGTTTCATGCCAGCCGCAGCAAACTGATGGGCTTTTCTAGGATCAAGTCCGGTGCGACCTATCACAAGTGTCTGCGGGAGCTGGTCAGTTATGGCTACCTGAGCTACAAGCCTTCCTTTCACCCGCAACTCGGCAGTCGTATAGTGCTTACCGGGATAAACCTGGCTGATGATGTTGATCGATGACAAGCTACTAGTCGAGCTCTTCGAGCAAAAGGACAGAAAACGAAGGCAAGCCCTGTTTGCGCTTTTTGCAGAAGAGCTTCTGACCGGGCTCTCCCGCGCCAGGATCGCTGATCTGATCAGTGCCAAATTGGGCAGACCGGGGCTGGTCACAGCCGATGATGTGCGTTACTGCCGGTTCTACTTTAAAGGCAAAAGCGAAATCACCGCCAGTAGAAACAGCACACCTACCCAGAAGCCCAGACCGAGGTCGGAGCATTCATCAGAGCCTGGGAGCAATCCGCCCGGCGCCTTCAAAGTGAGTGACCCCGATGAAATCAAGCTACAAGACCAATTCAACTACGAATCAAAATTTGCAAAGAAAAATGAAAACTGAATTCCATTTTATTGTGCAGGCCAAAGGCGGTGTAGGTAAAAGCCTGCATACCTACCTAAGGGCACTTTCCCAGGCAGGCGGTGCTTCGCTGTTTGTCGATTTGGACAGCTCGACCAAGACATCATCCAGGCAACTGGCTTTTTTGGGTCCCGACCGCTTTGAAGCGTTTTCGCTATTGGACAACCGAGAAAGGCTCATGCGCGACCTTTTCATAGGTTATGTGGAAAGCCTGTCGGGTAGCCATTTCGAGAAAGTTTTTATGGACTTTGGCGCGCCGGAAAGCGAGCAGCTGCCTGCTTTGATCACTCGGGATATTGACTTAAAGGAGTGGTGTGACGAGCTGGGTATTACAGCCATATTCCATATCATCATTGGCGGCGGCGGGGCGTATTTGGCCAGTATAGCATTCCTGGAAAAAATGAGGGCGGCCCTTGGCCCCAAGTTCGAGATCGTGGTCTGGCAAAACCTATTTGGCTTTAACCAGTTTCCTAACCTGTCAAAAGAGCTTGAAGATAACTGTACCACACTTGGGCTATCTCTGAAACGTTTCGGCGATTTCGAGCCGGCCTCGCTTCTTGGGGGGCAGATCCTGGATGGTATCCGTCACGGTTATGCGCTCAAAGACTACCCGCCTGGCGCAAGGCTCAGGCTCAGAAAGGAAATTAGAGAAAATTTCAGCGATGCATAGTGCCGGACCGGCCCGTCTTACGCAGACCAAGGGCAAATATGAGATGAAGTACGGCCAGCAGATCGATGATTGGTCAGCGCTGTTTTTGTCAGAAACCGATGAGCATTTTCAAAATCTGGAAACGCGCGTCCAACAATCCATTATGGCCATCGAGGGGGCTGTATCCGGGCTCAAAAACTTAAAACATCCTTTGCAGTTTCAGGATCGCATTCAGGCACTCTTCTACGGATTAGGTGTAAGCCTGCCTTATTCTATTACCGGCATTGTCTTATTGGTCTTGTATTTTGTTTTGATACGAGATGGCCAGCTCTATCGCGAGCGGCAAAAAATCCTGGATCAATACCAAAACGCGCCTGCATACAGACAGATCATGGAGCAAGGGAGAATCATCGAAGACCGCGGGGTGCTGTACTTGCAATTAGAGCCCTTGCCTAAAAAGGGTGAAGTCCAGATCGGCAAGCACTACATCTATAACTCGCAGGGAAGACATGTGTTGGTGCCGCTCGGAAGCCAGTAAATGACGCATTTTTTCAAACGGATTCGAACAGTCCCGAACGTTCTTAAACGACTGCAAACACTTTCGAACAATCCCGAATCTTTTAGAACAGCAGCAAACGCTTTCAAACGGTTACAAACATAAGCGGTGGTTTTCTCCACAGCCAGCTATCGCCGGTACGTCGCAAAATGCGACTCCCCGGCGGGCTGGCCATGGGAAAACCCCTGGACCCCTGGTATTCGCCTGTCGGCTCATACCTAAAAAGCAAAAGCATATGAAAAACCAGAAAAAGAAGGGCAGGCCTTCCAAGGAGAAGCAGGCTGTCAAAAGAGACCATTTTTCCGTCTGGGTAACAGCGGACCAGAAAGACCAGATCAAGCAGCTCGTTGAAAAGAGCGGGCTTTCAGCCAGTCAGTTCTTTCTCACATCCGCGCTGGATGTACCTTTTAAACGGCCACAGAAACGGACGCTGCCCAAAGCAACAGCGGAAACAATCCGGATACTGGAACAGCTGGCAGGTATCCTGTCGCTGGCTGTCTTGAAGACCAAAGACCATCAGATGCTCAGCGAGCAGTGGCAGCAAAGCAGCCAGCGCGTCAGACTGCTGGCTGAGCTAATTACCCGGTGGGTTTTTGAAAGCTTTGAAGTCCGAAGCTTTCACAGGACGCTGACTGAAATTGACGTATGGATGATGTCGCTTGCGGATTATCTGGATATCCTGATCGACGATGGGGACAGTAAAGAGCAATTCCTGTTGGAAGCCAGGGGAGTGGCCCGGGCCACAAACAGGCTGCTGTTAAAACACGAAAGCTACTACACTGAACCTTTACAGGAAATCCCGCAAGTCTGGAAAACCGAGGCGGCAGATATCGCCTCGGTCCACTACCAGATACAAAATGCGCTGAATGAATTTATAAAAAAGACTAGCAAATGATCGGAAAAGCAGGCTTGGGCAGCTACGCGAAAGGGATTTTGCAGTACTGCTATTATGACAAGACCCAGCCGCTCACCGCTGGCGAGAAGATCCCGGCGGAAAATATCAGAGGGGAGCTGGTTTACATTCAGAACCTTGCCATCAAAACTGGGGAGGATGGAACCCTGGACCTGGACTACTTGGCCAGGCAGTATACCGACAACCACGCCAAAAACAGGAAGCTTACCAAATACATCTGGCATCAGTCCTTTAGCTTTTCGCCTGGTGAAAAGCCTGGTAATGATAAGATCAGACAGATAGTCGCCGAATTTGCCAAGGAGTTTGGCTTTGAGAACAACCAGATGGTAGTCTTTAAGCACGAAGATTCGGCCAATTTACACTTTCATATCATCGCCAATCGGATCAATCATAACGGAAAGAACACCGCGGACCACTTTAAAAACTACGCGCGCACCGGTAAGTTCGCTCGCAGAATGGAAAATGAGCTTGATTTGACGCAAACGCGCGATATGCGGATCAACCGGGCACAGGGTCAGAAAATTCCTTTACAGGACAAAGCGCATGCCAAGCTAAGAGCACTCATAGACCGTTTAAAGCCACAAGTATCTTCGGTCCAGGATCTGAAAGAGCGTTTGTTAAAGGAGGGCTACAAAACCTATGTAGGACGGGGGATCGCATTTTTTCATATACAGTCAAAAATGAAGGTGAAGGGCTCTGATATCGGAAGGGATTATTCGCTGGCTTCGCTGGAAAACTGGATGAGTCAGACTGGGGAGACGGGCCAGAATCCAAAGCTTAAAAAGAGAAGGAGAAAAAGAAAAGATATCGGGCTGCATTTGTAATCAGCTTGCTAGATCCAGTAGCTTCCCTTATTCAGCTCCCAATATGCCATTTTAGTGTGAAAAGTATTGTTAAATCTCCATTCTTGAATGTGATACGATTATCAAACCGTGTGACCTGGCTAGTGAACCGTCGTTTCAAAGCATTGGTATACCTGAGAACCGCCTGGCAGAAAGTAAGCCTCGGTCAATGACTAATCGATTGATTATAAATAAAAATGCAGGTAACCCAAAACCGGTTACCTGCTTCATTTCGGGTCACATTTGCTTATTTATTTTTAATTAAGCTAACCCAGTTGTATGCGCGTTCGGCACTTAATGAAACTACTTGTGGTTTCATCCTGCGGCTGTACAAGCAGCCTCTGTAAAATTTCATTCAATCAGCACCGCGATCCCCGCCTTTTCGGCTTTGCGTTCAATTTTTTGTTTAAGGCCGTAGTATCCCCAGTTCCGGAAGAGAAAGGCATCTTCTTTGGCCTGCTGCTCTTTCTGGGCCTGATCTACCAGTAACAAGGTCGCCGCTTTATTTTTCAGGCATATATCAATCAACCGCTTGCTGTATACGTGCTGCTTGTGAGATACATAGCGTTTCTCGGATTGCATCAAATTTTCGATGGTTGATTTTCTGAGCTGTTTGCGGCTGTTTTGGTTCATAAAAGTCATCGCCTTCCTTTTGCGCCGGATAGCCGCCTGAATGGCAAGCCGCTTGTATAGATACTCGTCCTTGCTCCCAATTGTGTAGCGTTTGTTGCCAACCGAGACCATTACCGGATAATCCAGCGACAAGCTCGCCTCTGCGATGATGTCCTGGTCAAGCTCCTGGAAATCAAACTCGGTCTGAAAGACGGCCAGCATAAAAATCTTGCCTTTATCGAGCACCAGCGAGCTGGCGCAAAGTTTGACCTGCCCACTGATCAGGCTTTCAAGCATCTCCCGCTTGTCATGGCCTGTTTTTCCCAGGTACGTCCTGAATGGAATATCAAAGAGTGTGAAACGAAATACTTTACCATCCCGGCTACTGGTCAGTTTTTTAACGTCTGTTCCTTTGAAAGGGACCGGGATTTCTCTTCTGAAATTTGGCAAGGCGCTCTCACCGGCGGCAAGCGGCTTGCTGATCTTATTAAAACTAGCTACCAGGTTGGCGTTTAGAGCGCTCATGATGTGCATAGGAATACTGCCCTTATAGTTTTGTGCAAGTACCTGATAGCTGGTATTCATCCTGGATGTGGATAGGATCCCATGCTCATCCTTTTTGATATCGGAAAGTTTAACTCTTACACCTTCGGTCAAGTAGAGCATTTCCCGTAGCTGCTGCTGGACATAATGATGGGTATAGATCTGGTTGGCAGCTTTAAAACAGATGTAACGCCATTGGTAAAGGGTATCTAAGATTTTATTCTTTTGATCAATGTCGTCGGCATCGATCAGAAGACGGATCTTTCGCGTAGTGAAAAGCTTTTCCATGATCTACCTACCGTTTTGCTTCCAGTGATTTTTAACCAGTTGGTATGCTTTGATATAGTGCTGTTGCACCTGGGTTTGCGGGGAGCCTAATATTGACGCTATGTCAGCGAAGGACTTTTTCTGCTCTTGTCGTAACTGAAAGACGGCTGCCTGCTCACTGCTTAGGATATGATCATAAGGATTGGATTGCTTTGCTTGTTTCACAGGAACGGCTGAGCGTGGCGCTACAATCTTTTTTAGCTCTTCCATGCTTTTCTGGATTTCGCTCGTAACGTGCGACGTACTTGATCCTATCCGCTTAGCTACTTCCCTCGGGCTATATCCTTCTTGGAAATGAAGGCTGGCAATCAGCTGGCGCTGTCTGGGTAGATAGGAAATAGCTTTCGAAATT
The genomic region above belongs to Dyadobacter pollutisoli and contains:
- a CDS encoding relaxase/mobilization nuclease domain-containing protein; translated protein: MIGKAGLGSYAKGILQYCYYDKTQPLTAGEKIPAENIRGELVYIQNLAIKTGEDGTLDLDYLARQYTDNHAKNRKLTKYIWHQSFSFSPGEKPGNDKIRQIVAEFAKEFGFENNQMVVFKHEDSANLHFHIIANRINHNGKNTADHFKNYARTGKFARRMENELDLTQTRDMRINRAQGQKIPLQDKAHAKLRALIDRLKPQVSSVQDLKERLLKEGYKTYVGRGIAFFHIQSKMKVKGSDIGRDYSLASLENWMSQTGETGQNPKLKKRRRKRKDIGLHL
- a CDS encoding plasmid mobilization protein; the encoded protein is MKNQKKKGRPSKEKQAVKRDHFSVWVTADQKDQIKQLVEKSGLSASQFFLTSALDVPFKRPQKRTLPKATAETIRILEQLAGILSLAVLKTKDHQMLSEQWQQSSQRVRLLAELITRWVFESFEVRSFHRTLTEIDVWMMSLADYLDILIDDGDSKEQFLLEARGVARATNRLLLKHESYYTEPLQEIPQVWKTEAADIASVHYQIQNALNEFIKKTSK
- a CDS encoding helix-turn-helix domain-containing protein — translated: MNVEMITKQDLQHLKTEIIAELQSILSQQKPSEATWLRSAQVRKMLSISAGTLQNLRIQGHLRFTKIGGCFFYNQRDIAAMLNQNGVKR